In Bartonella machadoae, a single genomic region encodes these proteins:
- a CDS encoding DUF4815 domain-containing protein, with product MKHESGLPFAIDRSCGKDDQQSVVFYGQRPFIQSGELNEMQTIIRGRHDRLGRLVAKEGDRVERADAFVNKDAKSVTLTEGKIYIAGDIFPVSQAVLNAVSMVGRLEIGVKLQKTWITHEDDPELLGQVPGTLAEGEPGAARETAKLVWALKEDGQQGTFFPVYILQDGILIDQKSPSLLEPAMQAIATYDRAHGHYIVNGCRVTALGPNNGCQVFSIQEGEANINGFKRKRLAALRHEEKEEFSTSVVPSETHIFAPQKGTTSFTFKSYYAPIADIHSLLLTKEKTVTVTRGAVVAGRDGVPDKSITSFLKVVQGDKEFKEGTDFKKTGDTIDWAPVGDEPRPGSSYTVTYRYRAQVTADKVTAQEITVSGGAQGGDIIVSYTYKLPRIDRIGLNTQGTVVYIKGISADHPMAPSVPEDVLSLATITNSWLDTPLVVNDGTRVAPYDEMWRYFQRVLSLDRLMQLERIKSNVDSKEPVAKKGMFADPFLDDTYRDEGFTQTGAVGNGILQLAIDPTFYTAPLKAPVTLDWTNEVIIAQELTTACEKINPYQNFAPLTGRVTLTPATDFWHVQRTDWLSSVTNQLNMGWNRGSTIRNTEVRDDLINTHQEQIDFLRQITLGFKIEGFGKGEILDSLTFDGVSVMPANRLAANSTGILEGSFKIPENIPAGTKSVVARGKGGTLATGLFTGQGVIDVKVMRHTTTVKIWTQVDPQAQVFTPEETRQITGIDFHLCKIGNPNHDLVIDLVTTENGYPTANIQAQSFYSMKGAKTGWAQARYAVPLLVPNDRLTAFVIKTDDSDHSLSLAKLGDFDEEQQRFVSSHPYVTGPRFSSVNAQTWSAHQDEALAFRVLAARYRQTTKTIDLGTFDLVDCSDLQIRSAVELPSSDCSVIFEIERNNGTIYQLLPFQLLSLTEYISETVRLRAILKGTEKLSPVLFAPIQLIAGKIHNTATYVTRAFAFGEKARLTSYIKTFLPGGSTFTLEMQLDDGAFTPLTLEETEQLMEPLWTERKFVSHDQTAKQARLKLTLTGGPCARSMLRDFGAGIL from the coding sequence ATGAAGCATGAAAGTGGTTTACCCTTTGCAATTGACAGATCTTGCGGCAAAGACGACCAACAAAGCGTTGTCTTTTATGGGCAACGTCCCTTTATCCAAAGTGGTGAACTCAATGAGATGCAAACCATCATCAGGGGGCGCCATGACCGTTTGGGGCGTCTGGTTGCTAAAGAGGGAGACCGTGTTGAACGGGCAGATGCCTTTGTCAATAAAGACGCGAAGAGCGTTACTTTAACAGAGGGCAAAATCTATATCGCAGGCGATATCTTTCCGGTCTCACAAGCGGTTCTGAATGCTGTTTCTATGGTTGGGCGTCTTGAAATCGGTGTGAAGTTGCAAAAAACATGGATTACCCATGAGGATGATCCAGAGTTGTTGGGGCAAGTTCCCGGCACCTTGGCAGAAGGAGAGCCCGGTGCGGCACGCGAAACAGCAAAGCTTGTTTGGGCACTCAAAGAGGATGGGCAGCAAGGCACGTTCTTTCCTGTTTATATCTTACAAGATGGCATTTTGATTGATCAAAAGTCCCCCTCATTGCTGGAACCCGCCATGCAAGCCATTGCTACTTATGACCGTGCCCATGGTCATTATATCGTCAATGGATGCCGGGTGACGGCTCTGGGACCAAACAATGGTTGCCAAGTGTTTAGCATTCAAGAAGGAGAAGCCAATATCAATGGCTTTAAGCGCAAGCGCCTTGCTGCTTTGCGCCATGAAGAGAAAGAAGAGTTTTCGACAAGCGTTGTGCCTAGTGAAACCCATATTTTTGCCCCGCAAAAAGGCACAACAAGCTTTACCTTTAAAAGTTATTATGCTCCCATTGCCGATATCCACTCTCTTTTGTTGACAAAAGAAAAAACCGTTACAGTTACACGCGGTGCGGTCGTTGCTGGGCGTGATGGTGTTCCCGATAAAAGCATCACCTCTTTTCTCAAAGTTGTGCAAGGCGACAAGGAATTCAAAGAAGGAACGGATTTTAAAAAGACCGGTGATACCATTGACTGGGCACCGGTGGGAGATGAACCGCGTCCTGGCAGCAGTTACACGGTAACCTATCGCTATCGTGCACAAGTGACCGCCGATAAGGTCACGGCACAGGAAATCACTGTCTCAGGGGGTGCGCAAGGAGGGGATATCATTGTCAGTTACACCTACAAATTGCCCCGTATTGACCGTATAGGGCTTAATACACAAGGCACGGTTGTCTATATCAAAGGAATCTCCGCTGATCATCCCATGGCGCCCAGCGTTCCTGAGGATGTGTTGTCCCTTGCCACCATCACCAACAGTTGGTTGGATACCCCGCTTGTGGTCAATGATGGCACGCGTGTTGCCCCCTATGATGAGATGTGGCGTTATTTTCAACGGGTGCTCTCCCTTGATCGCTTGATGCAATTAGAGCGCATTAAAAGCAATGTTGACTCTAAAGAGCCCGTTGCCAAAAAAGGCATGTTTGCTGACCCGTTCCTTGATGATACTTACAGAGATGAAGGGTTCACGCAAACAGGGGCTGTCGGCAATGGCATTTTACAGCTGGCTATTGATCCAACCTTTTACACCGCCCCTTTAAAGGCTCCTGTCACCCTTGACTGGACCAATGAAGTGATCATTGCCCAAGAATTGACAACCGCTTGCGAAAAAATCAACCCCTATCAAAACTTTGCTCCTCTGACTGGTAGAGTAACTCTCACACCCGCAACAGATTTTTGGCATGTCCAGCGCACCGATTGGCTCTCAAGTGTCACCAATCAACTAAACATGGGATGGAACCGTGGTAGCACTATCCGTAACACAGAAGTGCGTGATGATCTCATCAATACGCATCAAGAACAAATCGATTTCTTAAGACAAATTACCCTTGGCTTTAAAATTGAAGGTTTTGGCAAGGGAGAAATTTTAGACAGTCTCACCTTTGATGGTGTAAGTGTCATGCCAGCGAACCGCCTTGCTGCCAATAGCACTGGCATTTTGGAAGGCAGTTTCAAGATCCCTGAAAATATTCCTGCCGGTACAAAAAGTGTTGTGGCACGAGGCAAAGGGGGAACCCTTGCAACAGGTCTCTTTACCGGACAAGGTGTTATTGATGTGAAAGTGATGCGGCACACCACAACAGTCAAGATCTGGACGCAAGTGGACCCGCAAGCGCAAGTCTTTACACCAGAAGAAACACGGCAAATCACCGGTATTGACTTTCATCTTTGCAAAATTGGCAATCCCAATCATGATCTGGTGATTGATTTGGTGACAACCGAAAACGGCTATCCCACCGCCAATATCCAAGCACAAAGTTTTTATTCCATGAAGGGGGCAAAAACCGGATGGGCACAGGCACGCTATGCTGTCCCACTCCTCGTGCCCAATGACCGCTTAACGGCTTTTGTCATTAAAACCGATGATAGTGATCATTCTCTCTCTTTGGCAAAGCTTGGCGATTTTGATGAAGAACAGCAAAGATTTGTCTCAAGCCACCCTTATGTGACCGGTCCTCGTTTTTCCTCTGTCAATGCGCAAACATGGAGTGCCCATCAAGATGAGGCTTTGGCTTTTCGTGTCTTGGCAGCTCGCTACAGACAAACAACAAAAACCATAGATCTTGGCACATTTGATCTTGTTGACTGTTCTGATTTACAAATCCGTAGCGCGGTTGAATTGCCTTCTAGTGATTGTTCGGTGATCTTTGAAATTGAAAGAAACAACGGCACAATTTATCAACTCTTACCCTTTCAATTGCTCAGTCTTACCGAATATATCAGTGAAACAGTTCGATTACGTGCTATTCTTAAAGGCACGGAGAAACTCTCACCGGTTCTGTTTGCTCCCATTCAGTTGATTGCCGGCAAGATCCATAACACAGCAACCTATGTCACCCGTGCTTTTGCCTTTGGTGAGAAGGCAAGATTGACCAGCTATATCAAGACCTTTTTACCAGGCGGCTCCACATTCACCCTCGAGATGCAACTGGATGATGGTGCTTTTACCCCCCTCACCTTAGAGGAAACAGAACAGCTTATGGAACCCCTTTGGACAGAGCGAAAATTTGTCAGTCACGACCAAACAGCAAAGCAAGCGCGCTTGAAACTCACGCTAACCGGTGGACCTTGCGCACGGTCAATGCTGCGTGATTTTGGTGCTGGCATCTTGTGA